Sequence from the Esox lucius isolate fEsoLuc1 chromosome 6, fEsoLuc1.pri, whole genome shotgun sequence genome:
GGTTGTAATTATCTGTCAGAAAACCAACCACTAGAGTTTTGATGGTAACTGTTTGGTTTGATTTGGTCTGAATAGAAAAGGACAGAacggaaaataatataattagcATACGTTTCTGCCTGTAGATGTAAAATTGCACTTAAAAGTTACTTAAAACGAACACtcagagataaaaaaaacatctaaaagatCACTGGTGATTTTACAGAGGGAAGACAGAAATGAAGAGATGAAGAAAACAGATGgatagaagagagagacagaagagagacgttctctccatctctcttcaggAGGGTGCAATGAGATGGAAGAAAGAGTGTAGACAGTCTGGGTCATACCCATGAGGTAAGTCCCACAAACACAGCTCTAACACTCAGAAGATTAAATGACAACACcaacaaaaatctaaatctgTCTCATTATAAAAGTAAACGAGAGAATGTCTTTTCTGAACATACTGCTATAGCAGATTCCAGAGCATAGATGGTGTTACTTAGGTCACATTCTCATCTCTTATTTACATTTCACtcattcagcagatgctcttatgcAGAGTAACTGACAGGATAGGGATAGGGATAACTGTGATTCGggaacagaaagaaaatgtttttttctggctACGGGAATCAAACTAGCCACCTTTcaattactggtcagatgctctaatcaCTAGGTCATGTTCTACAACTTGTCTCTAATCTTTATCTCCCATCCtgtctcctcttttctcttttcatcGTCTCTGTGTGCTGTGCTTAATATCATACCAATAACTTTCTTTattacatgaaaaaaacattcccgTTTTCTCTGCTCTGAGTGGCATATCCATAAAAATATGTCTGCAATGCAATCTCATTCCCATTTGCACTTCAGAAATGCACCTCATTTGCACTGGCTTGATTTCTGATCATTTCCAATTTCCACTCAGATTCGCCCTGAACTGAAGAGAGCCACTCCAATAATGTGTTAGAAAGACAGGTTTTATTAGGCTATGAGCCAGGAAAGAGTATATAAGGAAACAGGAAGGATCCGGATTAGAAGTGAGTATGGAGCAGACCGAACAGGAAAGATCTGGATCTGAGGCGATCTTAGTGTTTGTCTCAAGTGTGTGAAGAATTTctaagttattattatttcttctaTAGGAAGTCATGACACGGGTCGAGTCACACTGAGACACCTGACATTAGCTTGACACAATGTCTATTTCAGACTTTATGAAGCTATTTGAAGCCAATAATCTGGCTGTTGATCTTACTCCCACAGAGCTCACATGTCCCACTCTCCTAGAAAATCTACCTCATCTGACCTGGGGCAgccggtttgtttgtttgtttgtgtttttgtgtgtttgtgtgcacatttGGCGAGTAGACCATAGTGTCACAAGAGAGGACATGAAGCTGGAGACTGTCAGGACTTGCTTACATCTTAAATGCCTCATTAGTTAATTCCCTCTAATAATGCTTGCATTTTCCACTGTGTTTCATGCTTATGAATACGTTATGCTAAAGTACCCATTGTTTGACCTGATAGGTGACTAGGACAGTTAGCAATGTAAGGATAGTTGACAGGATGGATCTATGGAGGGAGAACAGAAACTTTTACAGTAATGTACATATGGATGTCTCTTTTCCACCGCCCCTGTCTGCTGGCTGAGATGAGAGAGTTGGGCAAGGGCATCAATTCACAGGTCCCTACCAAGGTGTACTAAgcctggaccacagagcaatacCAGCACATCACgacacagaggtggttaagctTTACCATGGGCAGGACTCTGCTACGTGGCAGGAAGTGTGGCAGGTCTCTACCATGTCATGTGACAGGAGGGGTGGGCAGGACTCTACCATGTCATGTGACAGGAGGGGTGGGCAGGACTCTACCATGTCATGTGACAGGAGGGGTGGGCAGGACTCTACCATGTCATGTGACAGGAGGGGTGGGCAGGATCCAGCCATACAATTCTATGGGACTCTGAGATAGCACAAGGGTGGGTGGGACTCTACCACACCACATCAACGGGTGATTAGGAGGAGTCTACCACTTCATGGGAGAGTGGGGGTCACAATCCAACCAATCACCCACCTGCAGCAGTCTCCAGAAAGTGAATAGGGTGAGAGTGGGCCCGGAGTGACCGGGCCGGTTTTCTCCGAGTAGGCGGGTGATGAGCACCGATCCAGAAATGAAAAATGGTCTAAATCGCTGTCTTCCTCCATGTAGCAAAGTGGGGCTGACTCAAACAAGTCCGCCACCCAGCTACCGGAACCTTCTCCTGGGGCTCCAGACACCGTGCCAGCACCTGTCCTATCCTGGGGGACCTCAAACACCTCGTCATCCCCTACGAGGTCCTCTGCTCCCCCCAACGGAGGCTCGTTGCCCCCCATCAGAGCACTGAAGGATTTGGTGATGTGGAGGCGGGAggcatagctccccagctcagAACACTGCAGACTGGCTgaggtagaggagggagagaaagggaggaagaggCGGAGGAGGTTGGAGCTGTGTGGGTATATCTGGGAGTTGGGAGGTGGAGGGACGCTGGAAGGAAGAGGTTGGAAGCAATGTTCAGGGGTGAGGTATTTATAATTGTTAGTGAAAGAGGGGACGAGGTaggggtgtgtgcatgtgggtgtgCACATGGGGTAGTGAGGATGCTTTAAGGGCTGTGTCAGGCATGGGTCTGCTTTGCCACTGAGCGTATTGGACATCCGGTCCATGTTTGGTGGTTCCGGTTTTATATCTCCTTCAGAACACGTCCGGTCTATGAACTGCAGCCCGTTACAGAGACTGTCCATGCGGTGGCCCACATCGTTCAGGGAGCGAGAAAACGTCAACGTCCCGTTTAAGGTGGAGGGGTGGAACAACGAGAGCCATTCCCGGCCTTTGGGGGGCTTAAAGGATGGAGCGGCGTCCAGGCAGAGTGTTGTCACGGAGATGCCCACTCCAGAACTCTGAGAGATCTTATCATTGGAGTTCAACAGAACTACAGCAGTCTGCAAAGGCTTCTGGGAGCCACGGTCCAGGGTTGGGTTGGTATGGCTGCATTTGAGAAGcggagggacagagggatgaTGAGgtgaaggatggagggatgaacaTTGGAGTTATGAAGGGATGGATGATGAGATGGATAATAGAGGACAACGGGTACAGGAAAGTGGAGGAGTAGAGATAaggtacaaaaaaaatataacatgacaaaaaagcatgcatttaaacaaaacacagaaaatgatggagatgaaataaataaaggatAGCATGTAGAATTCAAACAGGGAGCCTGTCTGACCTTGCGCAGGGAAGTTAGGGTATAGGGAAAAAAAAGACGTCACATCGCAGGTCCAGTGTCTACATTAAGCCTAACAGGCAAATGACTTCAAAGGTAATCAATTCAATAGCTAAGCTGAGCTGAGCTACGAAATTTCCAACTTCCATGgtccaaataattatttcctatAAGTGCAATTACCATAGAATCCAACAGTAGAATGGAAATCCTAGTAGCACTCAGTACTTGATGGAACAGGGCAATGAACCCAGACAGAGCAAAGATGGTATAGAAAATGGCAGCTAGAGGCTCGGTGAAAACAACATATGCAAGCATCTAGTTGTCAAGACATTAGGTGTCAGTTTCCTGTTTTTAGATCAGTGATTGTTGTAATTACCACTGCTTATTCTATGTCAGCACCTACTTCTTCCACTTGGCATCAGAAAACACCATCTGTGACCTGTCTGGCACCCTGCCTCCACCCAAAATAGAGCTAATCTTggtatctgtatgtgtctgctAAGATCCAGAGCCAAACATTTCCCTGCAGCGACCCTAAACATTTAGAGATGAACACCAGCAGATGTCATAGTTGGAGGGTTAGAGGTCATGGGAACCAGGGTTACATAAGGCTGTGGGTAGAGTACCTGCAGATGTCCTGGTTGGAGGGTTAGAGGTCATGGGAACCAGGGTTACATAAGGCTGTGGGTAGAGTACCTGCAGATGTCCTGGTTGGAGGGTTAGAGGTCATGGGAACCAGGGTTACATAAGGCTGTGGGTAGAGTACCTGCAGATGTCCTGGTTGGAGGGTTAGAGGTCATGGGAACCAGGGTTACATAAGGCTGTGGGTAGAGTACCTGCAGATGTCCTGGTTGGAAGGGGTGACTGACGTTCGCGAGAAGCTGCAGGGCGTGTTGACCGAGGTGGGGCTCCCAGCCTGacgaagaaagagagaaacattaATATAACTGTGATTAGTCTCAACAGATGAATAGTAACACTGGGCGAGAGATGGAGAGCTGTTGCGGTGTCGCTCAGGCACTGGCAGCTGCGGGTCTGGTGGCGCTGCCGGCAGCCTGTTTGGCGGGCCAGGTTGCGGCGAATTGGCACGCCCAGCTGAAGCC
This genomic interval carries:
- the march8 gene encoding E3 ubiquitin-protein ligase MARCH8 isoform X1, translated to MNMPLHQISVIPRDVPSSRVSGSGKAKDKDKQNEKPLGHSASRSSNISKAGSPTSVNTPCSFSRTSVTPSNQDICSHTNPTLDRGSQKPLQTAVVLLNSNDKISQSSGVGISVTTLCLDAAPSFKPPKGREWLSLFHPSTLNGTLTFSRSLNDVGHRMDSLCNGLQFIDRTCSEGDIKPEPPNMDRMSNTLSGKADPCLTQPLKHPHYPMCTPTCTHPYLVPSFTNNYKYLTPEHCFQPLPSSVPPPPNSQIYPHSSNLLRLFLPFSPSSTSASLQCSELGSYASRLHITKSFSALMGGNEPPLGGAEDLVGDDEVFEVPQDRTGAGTVSGAPGEGSGSWVADLFESAPLCYMEEDSDLDHFSFLDRCSSPAYSEKTGPVTPGPLSPYSLSGDCCRICHCEGDDESPLITPCHCTGSLRFVHQGCLQQWIKSSDTRCCELCKYEFIMQTKLKPLRKWEKLQMTSSERRKILCSVTFHVIAITCVVWSLYVLIDRTADEIKAAGRIPGILEWPFWTKLVVVAIGFTGGLVFMYVQCKVYIQLWRRLKAYNRVIYVQNRPETCKKQALEKPPLMEPSVEHKEALAPTQSDTNSSQYTETEDYCMDVLHV
- the march8 gene encoding E3 ubiquitin-protein ligase MARCH8 isoform X3 — translated: MNSCWKMKNEKPLGHSASRSSNISKAGSPTSVNTPCSFSRTSVTPSNQDICSHTNPTLDRGSQKPLQTAVVLLNSNDKISQSSGVGISVTTLCLDAAPSFKPPKGREWLSLFHPSTLNGTLTFSRSLNDVGHRMDSLCNGLQFIDRTCSEGDIKPEPPNMDRMSNTLSGKADPCLTQPLKHPHYPMCTPTCTHPYLVPSFTNNYKYLTPEHCFQPLPSSVPPPPNSQIYPHSSNLLRLFLPFSPSSTSASLQCSELGSYASRLHITKSFSALMGGNEPPLGGAEDLVGDDEVFEVPQDRTGAGTVSGAPGEGSGSWVADLFESAPLCYMEEDSDLDHFSFLDRCSSPAYSEKTGPVTPGPLSPYSLSGDCCRICHCEGDDESPLITPCHCTGSLRFVHQGCLQQWIKSSDTRCCELCKYEFIMQTKLKPLRKWEKLQMTSSERRKILCSVTFHVIAITCVVWSLYVLIDRTADEIKAAGRIPGILEWPFWTKLVVVAIGFTGGLVFMYVQCKVYIQLWRRLKAYNRVIYVQNRPETCKKQALEKPPLMEPSVEHKEALAPTQSDTNSSQYTETEDYCMDVLHV
- the march8 gene encoding E3 ubiquitin-protein ligase MARCH8 isoform X2, whose translation is MNMPLHQISVIPRDVPSSRVSGSGKAKDKDKQNEKPLGHSASRSSNISKAGSPTSVNTPCSFSRTSVTPSNQDICSHTNPTLDRGSQKPLQTAVVLLNSNDKISQSSGVGISVTTLCLDAAPSFKPPKGREWLSLFHPSTLNGTLTFSRSLNDVGHRMDSLCNGLQFIDRTCSEGDIKPEPPNMDRMSNTLSGKADPCLTQPLKHPHYPMCTPTCTHPYLVPSFTNNYKYLTPEHCFQPLPSSVPPPPNSQIYPHSSNLLRLFLPFSPSSTSASLQCSELGSYASRLHITKSFSALMGGNEPPLGGAEDLVGDDEVFEVPQDRTGAGTVSGAPGEGSGSWVADLFESAPLCYMEEDSDLDHFSFLDRCSSPAYSEKTGPVTPGPLSPYSLSGDCCRICHCEGDDESPLITPCHCTGSLRFVHQGCLQQWIKSSDTRCCELCKYEFIMQTKLKPLRKWEKLQMTSSERRKILCSVTFHVIAITCVVWSLYVLIDRTADEIKAGILEWPFWTKLVVVAIGFTGGLVFMYVQCKVYIQLWRRLKAYNRVIYVQNRPETCKKQALEKPPLMEPSVEHKEALAPTQSDTNSSQYTETEDYCMDVLHV